In Mucilaginibacter boryungensis, a single window of DNA contains:
- a CDS encoding carboxymuconolactone decarboxylase family protein: MGELIDNFESYRTRMNDRIMETANTNIKRFFALDTTTYADGALDVKTKEMLGLVASMVLRCDDCIKYHLGKCHEAGVNHDEMNEVFMIANLVGGSIVIPHYRRAVEYWDELNS, translated from the coding sequence ATGGGAGAACTAATAGATAACTTCGAGAGCTACCGCACCCGCATGAACGACCGTATAATGGAAACGGCCAATACCAATATTAAACGCTTCTTTGCGCTGGATACTACTACTTATGCGGATGGCGCGCTGGATGTGAAGACCAAAGAGATGCTGGGCCTGGTAGCATCCATGGTGCTGCGTTGCGACGATTGTATTAAATATCACCTGGGTAAGTGCCACGAGGCCGGCGTTAATCACGATGAAATGAACGAGGTGTTTATGATAGCGAACCTGGTAGGCGGATCGATTGTGATACCGCACTATCGCCGGGCGGTGGAGTATTGGGATGAGTTGAATTCCTAA
- a CDS encoding SDR family oxidoreductase produces the protein MKIPGNILITGGTGTLGREIIKQLSYPGQQITVITTQEDPGLPKEVNIVKGDLSHSQSIQDAVTNADIVIHCASNPLNAQIVDIDGTWNLLASINKEKLKHFIYISIAGIDKSDFPYYKVKYNVEQLVAEANVPFTILRATQFYEFVLNRMIKPYDTGKSLTIPAGLKFQAIDISEVAGKIAGLMESTPKNETITIGGPAVQTIEEMAQAYLDVQNRKDELKTEQLSGARFDMLRSGINVCPENAFGTKTWQQFLNKHANDLL, from the coding sequence ATGAAAATTCCTGGTAATATTTTAATAACCGGCGGCACCGGCACCCTTGGCCGGGAAATAATTAAACAATTAAGTTATCCCGGGCAGCAAATAACGGTTATCACTACCCAGGAAGATCCAGGCTTGCCTAAAGAAGTAAACATAGTTAAGGGCGACCTGTCCCATAGCCAAAGTATACAGGATGCCGTGACTAATGCAGATATAGTTATACACTGCGCCAGCAACCCTCTTAATGCACAGATAGTTGATATAGATGGCACATGGAACTTGTTAGCATCTATCAATAAAGAGAAGCTTAAACATTTTATTTATATCTCCATAGCCGGGATAGACAAAAGTGATTTCCCTTATTATAAGGTGAAGTATAATGTTGAGCAATTAGTTGCGGAGGCCAATGTTCCTTTCACCATTTTACGGGCCACACAATTTTACGAGTTTGTATTAAACCGGATGATAAAACCGTATGATACGGGCAAAAGCCTTACAATCCCGGCGGGACTTAAATTTCAGGCTATTGATATAAGCGAAGTGGCCGGCAAAATAGCCGGCTTAATGGAAAGCACCCCTAAAAACGAAACAATCACTATTGGCGGTCCCGCGGTACAAACTATAGAAGAAATGGCACAAGCATACCTGGACGTGCAAAACCGAAAGGACGAATTAAAAACGGAACAGCTATCGGGAGCGCGTTTTGATATGCTTAGATCGGGCATAAACGTGTGTCCGGAAAACGCCTTTGGCACAAAGACCTGGCAGCAATTTTTAAATAAACACGCTAATGATCTCCTTTAA
- a CDS encoding VOC family protein: protein MISFKQIDHIHICVPQERLEEARSFYADVIGLMEKPRPDVFGRPGHWFDIGGIELHIGVETPLPRTIRHSAFEVTDVKAAKAYLESKGVEIIWEPVIPGRERFAFIDPFGNRMELLQFV, encoded by the coding sequence ATGATCTCCTTTAAACAAATCGACCATATTCACATTTGTGTGCCGCAGGAGCGGCTGGAGGAAGCACGCAGTTTTTATGCCGATGTTATTGGCTTAATGGAAAAGCCCCGCCCCGACGTTTTTGGGCGACCGGGACATTGGTTTGATATAGGTGGGATCGAATTGCACATTGGTGTAGAAACGCCATTGCCACGCACCATCCGTCATAGCGCTTTTGAGGTAACTGATGTAAAAGCGGCCAAAGCTTACCTGGAAAGTAAAGGGGTAGAAATTATATGGGAACCTGTCATCCCCGGCAGGGAGCGGTTTGCTTTTATTGATCCGTTTGGGAACCGCATGGAGTTGTTGCAGTTTGTTTAA
- a CDS encoding outer membrane beta-barrel protein gives MKNYFKLPCLAVFAIPFTLKAQTNFKPGYIINLKGDTLKGFVDYREWERNPASVNFRTTVNSATEKYTVENSQGFALTGYEYYERFTVRISQQTVDVTRASTEAMDSASVVNTVFLKLLTRGDKISLYSYSDEIKTRFYIKEKSGVPQELVYKLFFNESGSLQTVNRYRVQLQYLVQKNNIDDAGLSQQILKAEYNEHDLLSIAKKINGDKGHSFTPKSNGGKQFFVGTGVNYSTFKFTGSSALFPGMTENSILPQISAGLDLFFNNNTRVVYFRAEVSLSGNSFSYPPTPIATGSSTPATATLKINQYTFSVTPQFIYNFYSQDNFKIFIGGGARFNISKYNNSNFVITYGTSSSSTQNYPEFRSMGVSIPLKAGVTINNKLEFNAGYTFPLSIVKAPYLSSLAICGLGVNFLFGK, from the coding sequence TTGAAAAACTATTTTAAACTGCCTTGCTTAGCAGTTTTTGCTATCCCATTTACTTTAAAAGCACAAACAAACTTTAAGCCCGGTTATATAATTAACCTTAAAGGCGATACCCTAAAAGGCTTTGTTGACTACCGCGAGTGGGAAAGAAATCCCGCATCTGTTAACTTTAGAACAACCGTTAATAGTGCTACAGAAAAATATACTGTTGAAAACTCCCAGGGGTTTGCGTTAACAGGATACGAATATTATGAGCGTTTCACTGTACGGATAAGTCAGCAAACAGTTGATGTAACCCGGGCCTCCACCGAGGCTATGGATAGTGCTTCAGTTGTAAATACCGTGTTTTTGAAATTGCTTACCCGGGGTGATAAGATAAGCCTTTACAGTTACAGCGATGAGATAAAGACCCGGTTTTATATAAAAGAAAAGAGTGGCGTCCCGCAGGAACTGGTGTACAAGTTGTTTTTTAACGAGAGCGGAAGTTTACAAACCGTGAACAGGTACCGGGTTCAGTTGCAATATCTTGTTCAAAAAAACAATATTGATGATGCTGGGCTCTCTCAACAAATCCTGAAAGCCGAATATAACGAACACGACCTGTTAAGCATCGCAAAAAAAATAAACGGCGATAAGGGTCATTCTTTTACGCCTAAAAGCAATGGGGGAAAGCAATTTTTTGTTGGCACAGGGGTTAACTACAGCACATTTAAATTTACGGGAAGCAGCGCCCTATTCCCCGGCATGACCGAAAATAGCATACTGCCGCAAATAAGCGCGGGGTTGGATTTGTTTTTTAATAACAATACACGTGTGGTTTATTTTAGGGCCGAAGTATCATTGTCGGGTAATTCATTTAGTTATCCGCCAACGCCTATAGCTACTGGCTCATCAACGCCCGCAACGGCCACTTTAAAAATCAATCAATATACCTTTAGCGTAACCCCACAGTTTATATATAACTTTTACTCACAGGATAACTTTAAAATATTTATTGGTGGCGGCGCCCGCTTTAACATATCAAAATATAATAACTCCAATTTTGTTATAACATACGGCACCTCAAGTTCAAGTACCCAAAATTACCCCGAGTTTCGGTCGATGGGGGTATCTATACCACTTAAAGCAGGGGTAACCATAAATAATAAACTGGAATTTAATGCTGGTTATACTTTTCCGTTATCAATTGTTAAGGCTCCGTATCTCAGCAGTTTAGCAATATGTGGCTTGGGGGTTAACTTTTTGTTTGGCAAATAA
- a CDS encoding STM3941 family protein, translated as MEPVIIPISKRKITLLFFGSVLFVVFGIYFLMEPGKFVSPIMQNKPFIFIVGAAAVVFFGICAVFAFTKFFDKRPGLIIDENGITDNSSGVSGGLIGWEEITGISTAQVHNQRFILLMVNDPEKRIEAEPGSFKKRMMKINYRMYNTPVCISANGLQCNFDELYRLISDGYKQHRF; from the coding sequence ATGGAACCCGTCATCATCCCCATCAGCAAGCGTAAAATAACCCTGCTATTTTTTGGCTCGGTATTGTTTGTGGTTTTTGGCATTTACTTTTTAATGGAGCCGGGAAAGTTTGTTAGTCCTATAATGCAAAACAAGCCTTTCATTTTTATTGTAGGGGCTGCAGCTGTAGTATTCTTTGGCATATGCGCCGTATTTGCCTTCACTAAGTTTTTTGATAAACGGCCCGGGCTTATTATTGATGAGAATGGCATCACCGATAATTCATCGGGGGTAAGCGGGGGACTGATCGGCTGGGAAGAAATAACGGGCATCAGCACCGCCCAGGTACATAACCAGCGCTTTATATTATTAATGGTTAACGACCCCGAAAAACGAATTGAGGCCGAGCCGGGCAGCTTTAAAAAACGGATGATGAAGATTAACTATCGCATGTATAATACGCCGGTATGTATAAGTGCCAACGGCCTTCAATGCAATTTTGATGAATTGTATAGGCTGATTAGCGATGGGTATAAGCAACATCGTTTTTGA
- a CDS encoding MGMT family protein — translation MDRADFYDQVYQVVRLIPKGRVTSYGAIAAYLGTKGSSRMVGYAMNDAGKVHPQVPAHRVVNRQGLLTGKFHFGGNTMEELLAGEGVKVADDKVVNFKELYWDPSIELAL, via the coding sequence ATGGACCGCGCAGATTTTTATGACCAGGTATACCAGGTAGTCCGCCTTATCCCCAAAGGGCGGGTAACATCATATGGTGCAATTGCGGCTTACCTGGGCACCAAAGGGTCGTCCCGCATGGTAGGTTATGCTATGAACGATGCTGGCAAAGTACACCCGCAGGTACCCGCCCACAGGGTAGTAAACCGCCAGGGGCTGCTTACCGGTAAATTCCATTTTGGCGGCAATACCATGGAGGAATTACTGGCTGGCGAAGGGGTAAAAGTAGCGGATGATAAAGTAGTAAACTTTAAAGAGCTTTACTGGGACCCGTCAATTGAGTTGGCGCTGTGA
- the trmB gene encoding tRNA (guanosine(46)-N7)-methyltransferase TrmB, producing the protein MGKDKLRRFAEVDTFKNVVQMDAGKPFKGNWANEFFKNNNPVVLELACGKGEYTVNLARLFPGKNFIGVDYKGNRIWRGAKTALEDGINNVGFLRIQIENLLDYFAPGEVDEIWITFPDPQPQLSREKKRLTSPRFLAMYKVLLKPGGFVNLKTDNDGLHAYTAEKIDELKLKLHIRTEDLYHSPYADEVLSIKTYYEKKYLQDNKNINYLKFSFE; encoded by the coding sequence GTGGGAAAAGACAAGTTAAGGCGCTTTGCCGAAGTGGACACTTTTAAAAATGTAGTGCAGATGGATGCCGGCAAACCTTTTAAAGGAAACTGGGCCAACGAGTTTTTTAAAAACAATAACCCGGTGGTGTTAGAACTGGCCTGCGGCAAAGGCGAATACACTGTTAATCTGGCGCGCTTGTTCCCAGGCAAAAACTTTATTGGTGTCGATTATAAAGGCAACCGTATTTGGCGGGGCGCAAAAACCGCGCTGGAAGATGGCATAAACAATGTCGGGTTCCTGCGTATCCAGATTGAAAACCTGCTGGATTATTTTGCACCGGGTGAAGTTGACGAAATCTGGATCACCTTTCCCGATCCTCAGCCGCAGCTAAGTCGAGAAAAAAAACGCCTTACATCACCGCGTTTTTTAGCTATGTACAAAGTGCTGCTTAAACCGGGTGGTTTTGTAAACCTGAAAACCGACAACGACGGCCTGCACGCATATACCGCCGAAAAGATTGATGAATTGAAACTTAAGCTACACATCCGCACGGAAGACCTGTACCACTCGCCATATGCCGATGAGGTATTGTCCATAAAAACCTATTACGAGAAAAAGTATTTGCAGGATAACAAAAACATTAACTATCTTAAATTCTCATTTGAATAA
- a CDS encoding MBL fold metallo-hydrolase — MKITKYLHSCLVFEKNGFKLLVDPGTFSFAEGFIEADEFNDVDAVIITHIHADHLDKENLVKIIELSGAKVYTVKQVSDELQKIAVKSEPIPNTIGPFTLELIPVKHEGILDNPLPEMVAMVIDGQVLHPVDSFDDKLLAYAGIELLILPVMAPFTTELIVASFADKIRPKQVLPVHDGFAKPFFLKQRYENYNRHFEKLGVVFHNHMSEIGASVEV; from the coding sequence ATGAAAATTACAAAATACCTGCACTCGTGCCTTGTGTTTGAAAAGAACGGGTTTAAATTATTGGTAGATCCCGGTACATTCTCTTTTGCCGAAGGATTTATTGAAGCCGATGAATTTAACGATGTTGATGCTGTTATCATCACCCATATCCATGCCGATCACCTGGATAAAGAGAACCTGGTCAAAATTATTGAACTCAGCGGGGCTAAAGTTTATACCGTTAAGCAAGTAAGCGATGAGTTGCAAAAGATTGCCGTAAAAAGTGAGCCCATACCCAATACCATCGGCCCCTTTACGTTGGAATTGATCCCCGTTAAACATGAAGGCATTTTGGATAACCCGCTGCCAGAGATGGTAGCTATGGTTATTGATGGCCAAGTGCTTCACCCGGTAGATTCCTTCGACGATAAACTGTTGGCCTATGCCGGTATTGAGTTATTGATATTGCCTGTTATGGCACCGTTCACTACCGAACTTATTGTAGCCTCCTTTGCTGATAAAATACGCCCTAAACAGGTACTCCCTGTTCACGATGGCTTTGCAAAACCATTCTTTTTAAAACAACGGTACGAAAACTACAACAGGCACTTTGAAAAGCTGGGAGTGGTGTTTCATAACCATATGTCGGAGATTGGCGCGTCGGTTGAAGTTTGA
- a CDS encoding LysR substrate-binding domain-containing protein encodes MISFAHRVFMEVAANMSFSKAAQVLFVTQPAISKHIKGLEDQYKVAFFERKGNSILLTEPGKKLNEYLLQATEIERKIEYDLSILSNLSNAAGHLRLGASTTIALYILPSILSGFQKEYTNVDVQLVNRNSEYILNALLNHEVDIGIIEVDNKLTTVSYKPFMSDEVIPVCSAKSPLAGKSLTLKQLVKTPVALRERGSGTLNALLKALSVHHVKPADLSVKIRLGGTEALKNFLLADQCLGFMPRPSIVRQLAEGDLVEVPVEGLKITRDFFFIRRKGTEDYGLTSNFISHALKYV; translated from the coding sequence ATGATATCCTTCGCCCACCGTGTTTTTATGGAAGTTGCCGCTAATATGAGTTTCTCAAAAGCGGCGCAGGTATTATTTGTTACACAACCGGCTATCAGCAAGCATATAAAGGGGCTGGAAGACCAATATAAGGTAGCCTTTTTTGAACGCAAAGGGAATAGCATCCTGCTAACCGAACCAGGTAAAAAGCTGAACGAGTATCTTTTACAGGCTACAGAGATTGAACGCAAAATAGAATACGATCTTTCGATACTTAGTAACCTTAGTAACGCGGCCGGCCATTTGCGTTTGGGGGCCAGCACTACCATTGCATTATACATTTTACCATCCATTTTATCGGGTTTCCAAAAAGAATATACTAATGTAGACGTGCAGCTGGTGAACCGTAATTCGGAATACATACTGAATGCTTTACTTAACCACGAGGTTGATATTGGTATTATAGAGGTAGATAATAAACTGACTACGGTTAGCTATAAGCCTTTTATGAGCGATGAAGTGATCCCTGTATGTTCGGCTAAAAGTCCGCTGGCAGGTAAATCGCTTACCTTAAAACAATTGGTTAAAACGCCGGTGGCCTTGCGCGAGCGTGGATCGGGCACATTGAATGCCTTGTTGAAAGCGTTATCGGTGCACCATGTTAAACCCGCCGACCTTTCGGTAAAAATACGGCTTGGTGGTACCGAAGCATTAAAAAACTTCCTGCTGGCCGATCAATGCCTGGGCTTTATGCCGCGGCCATCCATAGTGCGCCAGCTGGCCGAAGGCGATTTGGTTGAAGTCCCCGTTGAAGGATTAAAGATCACCCGCGATTTCTTTTTTATCCGCCGCAAAGGCACTGAAGATTATGGCCTGACCAGTAATTTTATCAGTCATGCGCTGAAGTATGTGTAG
- a CDS encoding glycogen synthase, translated as MKIYHLAAECYPIAKVGGLADVVGALPKYQVKAGLQAAVALPFYNRKFVKENKFDVVFKASTMFGGNRMEFEVWKETTDKLGFELYLIHIPGLLDRKEIYSYPDENEQFMAYQLAFLDWINWSQQSPDIIHCHDHHAGLVPFLLQHSAIYSRLSNTPTVFTIHNGQYHGAFSWTKIKYLPEIDMLHAGLLDWAGGINPLASAVRCCSAYTTVSPSYMDELSWQSNGLEPLFQMERHRGVGIVNGIDTQVWDPATDPMIAGNFTIKTLVKGKQKNKEALCKRFELDHKLPLISFIGRLVDDKGADLLAEAINRAINEHPGKVNFLVLGTGDPAIEQSLIDLAPHQPNQYRSFIGYNEELSHLIYAGSDFLLMPSRVEPCGLNQLYALRYGTIPMVHRTGGLRDTVIDFGDEGGYGICFDQTSIDDICYSVSRAVALYQDSGHLNLLRTHVMELDFSWDRSAKQYIDLYERLINNI; from the coding sequence ATGAAAATTTATCACCTCGCTGCCGAATGTTATCCTATTGCTAAAGTTGGCGGCCTTGCCGATGTTGTTGGGGCCTTGCCAAAATATCAGGTTAAAGCCGGTTTGCAGGCCGCTGTAGCGTTGCCTTTTTACAATCGTAAATTTGTAAAGGAAAACAAGTTTGATGTAGTTTTTAAAGCCTCGACCATGTTTGGGGGTAACCGTATGGAATTTGAGGTTTGGAAAGAAACTACCGATAAACTGGGTTTTGAACTATACCTTATTCATATTCCCGGCCTGCTCGACCGCAAAGAAATTTACAGTTATCCCGATGAGAACGAGCAGTTTATGGCCTATCAGCTGGCGTTTTTAGATTGGATCAACTGGTCGCAGCAATCGCCGGATATTATTCATTGCCACGATCATCATGCCGGCCTGGTTCCCTTTCTGTTGCAGCATTCGGCTATATATAGCCGTTTAAGTAATACACCTACGGTATTCACCATCCACAACGGGCAGTACCATGGGGCCTTTAGCTGGACCAAAATAAAGTACCTGCCCGAGATAGATATGCTGCATGCCGGTTTGCTGGATTGGGCCGGAGGGATTAATCCACTGGCTTCAGCTGTGCGTTGCTGCTCGGCTTATACCACCGTTTCACCCAGTTATATGGACGAACTCAGCTGGCAATCTAACGGCTTAGAACCGTTATTCCAGATGGAGCGCCATCGTGGTGTGGGGATTGTAAACGGCATAGATACGCAGGTTTGGGATCCGGCAACCGACCCGATGATAGCCGGGAACTTTACCATTAAAACCCTGGTTAAAGGCAAACAGAAAAATAAAGAAGCGCTGTGTAAACGTTTTGAACTTGACCATAAATTGCCGCTTATATCCTTTATAGGACGTTTGGTTGATGACAAGGGTGCCGACCTGTTAGCCGAGGCTATTAACCGGGCTATCAATGAACATCCCGGCAAGGTGAATTTCCTGGTGCTGGGTACCGGAGACCCGGCCATTGAACAATCTTTAATAGACTTAGCGCCGCATCAGCCTAATCAGTACCGTAGCTTTATTGGTTATAATGAGGAGCTTTCGCATCTTATTTACGCGGGTTCCGATTTTCTGCTAATGCCATCGCGGGTGGAACCATGCGGGTTAAACCAATTGTATGCACTGCGTTATGGCACCATACCTATGGTGCACCGTACGGGGGGATTGCGCGATACTGTAATTGATTTCGGCGATGAAGGCGGTTATGGCATTTGCTTCGATCAAACCAGTATCGACGACATTTGTTATTCAGTTAGCCGCGCGGTTGCCCTTTACCAGGATAGCGGCCACCTTAATTTATTGCGCACCCATGTAATGGAGCTGGATTTTTCATGGGACCGCTCGGCAAAACAGTATATCGACCTTTATGAACGCTTAATAAACAACATATGA
- a CDS encoding glucose-1-phosphate adenylyltransferase, translating into MTDKVISIVLGGGQGSRLFPLTATRSKPAVPIAGKYRLVDIPISNCLHSNISRIFVLTQFNSASLNKHIKNTYHFSSFSTAFVDILAAEQTPTSGGWFQGTADAVRQSLHHLSVHEFEYVLILSGDQLYQMDFDEMINKHIAAGADISIASIPVHVNDVPGFGILKTDTDGRITSFVEKPKSGFDALVSEVSDEMKAEGRIYLASMGIYIFNRKVLYNLLQSNDHTDFGKEIIPQSIKTHKVVSYQYEGYWTDIGTIPSFFDANLGLTDEIPAFNLFGNRPIYTRARMLPPSKISGTHLERAIISEGCIINASHITHSLVGIRTRIGFDTTIESCYIMGSDNYQTLEQIATSKANNEPIMGIGDRCQIKNAIIDKNCHIGNDVIINCGEPLPNGDFPTHTVQDGIVVVKKRAVIPNGTVI; encoded by the coding sequence ATGACAGATAAAGTAATCAGCATTGTACTTGGCGGTGGCCAGGGATCGCGCCTTTTCCCTTTAACGGCAACCCGGTCAAAACCCGCGGTTCCAATTGCAGGTAAGTATCGCCTGGTCGATATCCCTATTTCCAACTGCTTACATTCTAACATATCGCGCATATTTGTATTAACGCAGTTCAACTCGGCGTCGCTTAATAAACACATTAAAAACACCTACCATTTCAGCAGTTTCAGTACTGCTTTTGTTGATATTCTGGCAGCCGAACAAACCCCTACCAGCGGCGGTTGGTTCCAGGGTACGGCCGATGCCGTTAGGCAAAGCCTACACCACCTGTCTGTGCACGAATTTGAGTATGTACTGATCCTATCGGGCGACCAGCTATACCAAATGGATTTTGACGAAATGATCAATAAGCATATTGCTGCCGGTGCCGATATTTCTATTGCCAGTATCCCAGTTCATGTAAATGATGTACCAGGCTTTGGCATCTTAAAAACAGACACCGATGGACGGATCACATCATTTGTTGAAAAACCTAAAAGCGGTTTCGATGCACTGGTATCAGAAGTAAGCGATGAAATGAAGGCCGAGGGACGTATTTACCTGGCTTCCATGGGCATTTATATCTTTAACCGCAAAGTGTTGTATAATTTGCTGCAGTCTAACGATCATACCGATTTTGGTAAAGAGATCATCCCGCAATCTATTAAAACCCATAAGGTGGTTAGCTATCAATACGAGGGATATTGGACAGATATTGGTACCATTCCATCTTTTTTTGATGCCAACCTGGGTTTAACAGATGAGATACCGGCCTTTAATTTATTTGGCAACCGGCCAATTTATACGCGCGCGCGCATGCTGCCGCCGTCAAAAATATCGGGCACGCATTTAGAAAGGGCCATTATATCCGAGGGCTGTATTATTAACGCCAGCCATATCACCCACTCTCTGGTGGGGATACGTACCCGCATTGGCTTTGACACCACGATAGAAAGCTGTTATATTATGGGTAGCGATAATTATCAGACACTTGAACAAATTGCCACCTCGAAAGCTAATAACGAACCGATTATGGGTATTGGCGACCGCTGCCAGATAAAAAATGCCATTATCGATAAAAACTGCCATATAGGTAACGATGTAATTATTAATTGCGGCGAGCCGCTACCCAACGGCGATTTCCCAACCCATACTGTTCAGGATGGGATTGTAGTTGTTAAAAAACGTGCGGTAATACCCAACGGAACTGTCATATAA
- a CDS encoding M16 family metallopeptidase, producing MDYQVHTLPNGIRLLFKHYPSTITHCCFMVNAGARDETEGKDGLAHFIEHLLFKETERRSTNQILNHLELVGADLNAYTTKEYTCLHASLLKQHLGRAMDLFEDLIFHSTFPEVELQKERGVILDEIASYLDQPEEAIQDDFEGILYKGHPIGNNILGTPESVNKLNKADIDNFISSNYNTAQMVFGVFGDYDFNNLIKLFNKYFEGVKLNDSQKQRVKPVPVKAETIVVKKPISQTHCIIGSRAYPSNSPHKYGLLLLNNLLGGMGMSSRLNLEIREKHGIAYTIESNYTSFTDTGIFNIYFGTDAEKADKALRLTHKELKKLRDNKLGVLQLHQAKQKFIGQIALAEENRMSLILSMAKSLMDFNRVDSLEEIFAKINAVTATELLDISNEIFNVNNLSALLFEPNE from the coding sequence ATAGACTACCAGGTACATACCCTGCCTAATGGCATCAGGCTTTTGTTTAAACATTACCCATCAACTATAACGCATTGTTGTTTTATGGTTAATGCCGGCGCCCGCGATGAAACTGAGGGCAAAGACGGACTGGCGCATTTTATTGAGCATTTACTGTTTAAAGAGACCGAACGCCGCAGCACTAACCAAATATTAAACCACCTGGAACTGGTTGGGGCAGATTTGAATGCCTATACTACCAAAGAATATACTTGCCTGCACGCTTCGCTGTTAAAGCAACACCTGGGCCGCGCTATGGACCTGTTTGAAGATCTGATATTCCATTCCACGTTCCCCGAAGTTGAATTGCAGAAGGAGCGCGGTGTAATTTTAGATGAAATAGCATCGTACTTAGACCAGCCCGAGGAGGCGATACAGGATGATTTTGAAGGTATATTATACAAAGGGCACCCTATTGGTAATAATATTTTAGGTACGCCCGAATCGGTAAACAAGCTAAATAAGGCCGATATTGATAACTTCATCAGCAGTAATTACAACACCGCGCAAATGGTATTTGGCGTTTTTGGAGATTATGATTTTAATAACCTGATCAAACTATTCAACAAGTATTTTGAAGGGGTTAAACTAAATGACAGCCAAAAGCAGCGCGTAAAACCCGTACCCGTAAAAGCCGAAACAATAGTTGTGAAAAAGCCTATTTCGCAAACACATTGTATTATTGGCAGCAGGGCCTATCCGTCAAACAGTCCGCATAAATACGGCTTGCTTTTGTTAAACAATTTATTGGGGGGCATGGGCATGAGCAGCCGGTTAAATTTAGAGATACGGGAAAAGCATGGGATAGCTTATACCATCGAATCCAATTATACTTCATTCACCGATACCGGTATTTTTAATATTTATTTTGGTACCGATGCAGAGAAAGCCGACAAGGCCCTTCGCCTTACCCATAAAGAATTAAAAAAGCTTCGTGATAATAAGTTGGGGGTATTGCAGTTGCACCAGGCTAAACAAAAGTTTATCGGGCAAATTGCCCTGGCTGAAGAGAACCGTATGAGCCTGATATTATCTATGGCCAAAAGCCTGATGGATTTTAACCGGGTTGATTCGCTGGAAGAAATTTTTGCCAAGATAAACGCGGTAACCGCCACAGAATTATTGGATATCAGCAACGAGATATTTAACGTAAATAATTTATCAGCTTTGTTATTTGAACCCAATGAATAG